A stretch of DNA from Candidatus Binatia bacterium:
GCGCTTCGCGATCGGTCAGAATGCCAGCCGGCGTCGAGACCACATTGATTCCGAGTCCTCGACGCACTTGCGGAATCTTGGTGGCGCCCACGTAAACGCGCAGGCTGGGCCGGCTGACCCGTTGGATGCCGGTGATCACCGGGCGGTTGTTGTTATCGTACCGCAGCCACACCCGCAGCACCTTGCGGACGCCGTCCTCGACCACGGTAGCTTCCTTGAGATAGCCTTCAGCCACCAGCACCTCGGCGATGCGCGTCTTCACCCGCGACCACGGCACGTCCACCTGCTCCTTGCGGGCGTGCGCCCCGTTACGAATGCGCGTCAGGAGGTCGGCGATAGGATCGGTCATCGACATCGCGTCACCTACCAGCTCGCCTTGATGAGCCCGGGTATCTCCCCTTTGCGCGCGAGGTCGCGCAGACACAGGCGGCACATCTTGAAGCGCCTGAAGAATGCGCGCGGTCGCCCGCACAGGGGGCAGCGGTTATAGGTACGCACCCGGAACTTGGGGGGGCGCTGCGCTTTCACGCGCAAGCAGGTTTTTGCCACTTCCGTACTCCTAGCTGCGGAACGGCATCCCGAGCGCCTGGA
This window harbors:
- the rpsH gene encoding 30S ribosomal protein S8, whose protein sequence is MSMTDPIADLLTRIRNGAHARKEQVDVPWSRVKTRIAEVLVAEGYLKEATVVEDGVRKVLRVWLRYDNNNRPVITGIQRVSRPSLRVYVGATKIPQVRRGLGINVVSTPAGILTDREARKLNLGGELLCSVW
- a CDS encoding type Z 30S ribosomal protein S14, with product MAKTCLRVKAQRPPKFRVRTYNRCPLCGRPRAFFRRFKMCRLCLRDLARKGEIPGLIKASW